CGATGGAAAAAGCACCTTTGAACTGGGGCATATGACAGCTGACCCCGACGGTGCTCCATGTTATTGTGGCAGAAAAGGCTGTATAGAAACCGTGGCTTCGGAATACTCTCTGATAGGAAATAAGCCTTCAATCAAAGAATTTGTTGAGAAGTTCGGGGATTACAGAGAAGAGATAAAAGAGATAAGAAGTGCTGCAAAAGCGGGGAAAGGGAGGGGGCTTTATAAACCTGTGCTAAGGAAACTTGGCTGTGCAATTTCCGACATCTCTCTCCTTTTAAGGCCCTCTCTAATATGGATAGGCGGAGAAGGCCTTGTGTCTAAGTGGATCTTCGACGAGATAAAGTCAGAAATACTCGCCCAGATTCCAGAAGGATGGGGATATTTGCCCGAAATAAGATTGGTAAAATCAGTGCAAGGTTGGCAACGCGGAGCTGCTTTCCTTGCACTGAGGCACTATATAAGGGAAAAATTGAAGTAATCAGCTTAACGTACAAGATCCCTGAATAGCACGAGATAATCTTTCAAATGGCGGGTAATGAGGAATTTTTCCCTAACAATTTCCTTGCCTTTGTTACCCATTCTTTCGCGAAGTGCAGGATCTTTCAATAACGTACCGGTGTATTCAATGGCTTCGCCAACACTATTGACCAGGTATCCGTTCTCTCCGTGAACTATTTGAAGAGGTATTCCACCTACATTGCCGCCTATTACAGGCGTATTCTTCCACAATGCTTCGCTTACAGTTAGCGCAAAGCCTTCACGAAGAGACTTCTGGAGAACAACTTCACTTATTCTCTGTGCTGCGTTAACCTCTATATTTCCAATGCCGTTCAAATTGGTAAGCACTTTGATATCATAATCCATTCCTACATATCTGAGAAGGTCCTCGTATACCTCCCAGCCTTCAGGGTCGTCAGTGGCCATGGAACCTATCAGGAGCAATTGAAGATCCGGATAGTCCTTTTTAAGCCTCCGGTATGTGTCTACCACCCCTTTTGGATCTTTCCACGGGTCAAATCGGGAAACCTGTGTAATAACCGGCTTGTCAGGGTCAATTTTCAACTTAGCAATTGCTCTCTTAAATTCTTCCTCACCAAGCTCTCTGTTCTTATCACTCAGAGGGTCAATTGAAGGAGGAATCTCATAGAGCCTTTCAACAGATAACTGCCCGGCGTATCGTTTCAGGGTGAAAATCCCTGCATCATAGTGTTTCATAAAGGAATCTATGAAAGAAATGAATTTCTTGTTAGGGGTTGAAGTATCTATATGACAGCGCCAAACAAGTTTCGCATTTTTCTTGTCGACAAATTCCGGAAGAGCAACAGGCTGCGGGTCGTGAATCACTACCACATCGTATTCTCCAAAATCGATGTCGGAATTCTTTTTTGTGATACTTCTAAACAGGTTAATATCGTTTTCGCTTAGATCGTCCTCTTTTCCTTGAAGAGCATTGTGCATGCGCTTGGTAAGCTCAAAGAATTCCTGAGAGCCGGCAATGACTCTCCATTCAGCTGATAATCCCACATCGTTCATGAGGGGTACGAGTGTATGAAGGATTTCAGCAACACCGCCACCAAAGGCTGTTGCGTTTATATGCAGTACTTTGAGCCCTTTAAGCTCTTCACCGAGCTTCGCAATTTTTTCGTATTCAATAAGGGGGATTATCTCCCTGTAATCTTTGAGTCTTTTTGTACCAGTGCGAACTATGTCCATCTTTCTCCCTCCTTTTTATGCTCTCAAAAATAATTATACCTCATTTATTCATTGTATGAACAAATTATCAGGAAAAATCCCGTGTCTTTCATGTTTATGCTACACATTTATGTTGAACTTTTCATTTTGGGCATTTAAATGATGAATATATTGCAGAAACTAAAACTTATTTGGCAGCGCAACCGGATTTATTCTTAAAATATACAGTATTTCATTGCCCAAACAAATAACATTAATGTGGGAGGTGGTTTTTATGGAAAGACGAAACACACAGAGCTTAAAGGAACTGAAAGAACTCATAAGAGAGGGATGGGAGCCAATATCTTATGAAATTAAAGAAGACAAAGTGATTTTTCATCTGGAAAAAGAGCCGGGTCAATTCAATTGGTCAGAAGATCCTGAACTGAAACAGACCTATGGTGGTGATTGGGCAAACGACGAATAATGTATCAGGGGGTGAAATAGGTGAGTCTTTATGAAGATGCTCTATACCAGTTTAATAAAGCTATTGGGGTACTCAATGTGCCAGAAGGGTACGCAGAGATACTAAGGAGACCCAAAAGATCTCTTATTGTTGAATTTCCTGTTGTTATGGACGACGGCTCAATAAAAGTATTTACAGGGTTTAGAGTCCAGCACAACACCGTGCGGGGTCCGGCAAAAGGTGGCATAAGATATCACCCTGATACTACACTGGATGAAGTGAAAGCCCTTGCTTTCTGGATGACATGGAAAACAGCAGTCATGAACCTCCCCTACGGTGGGGCAAAGGGTGGCATAAAAGTGGATCCGAAAAAACTCAGCAAAAAAGAGCTTGAAAAACTATCCCGAAGATACTTTTCGGAGATACAAATAATTATAGGTCCACAGAACGATATTCCAGCACCTGACGTCAACACCAATCCCGATGTCATGGCGTGGTTCATGGATACGTACAGTATGAATGTGGGATACACTTCGTTGGGGGTTGTAACCGGCAAACCAGTCAACCTTGGAGGTTCAGAGGGAAGAAAAGAGGCTACCGGCAGGGGTGTAAAGGTATGTGTCGAAAGGGCTTGTAAAGACGTAGGTATTGAGCCATCAAAGGCAACTATTGCTGTACAGGGATTTGGCAACGTCGGTCAATTCTCAGCTCTTTTGAGCCAGAAAGAGCTTGGCTCAAAAATAGTGGCAGTAAGCGATAGCAAAGGAGGAATATTCAATTCAAGGGGCCTTGATATTGAAGCTCTGATTGAACACAAGAAAAAATTTGGAAGAGTGGATAGCTTTTCAGATGGAGAGAAACTGAGCCGCGAAGATATATTCAGCATAGAAGCAGATATTCTCATACCAGCGGCTCTGGAAAACTCAATCACCACCGAAAACGTAAATCACGTAAAAGCAAAGGCTATCGTTGAAGGCGCAAATGGACCTCTTACTCCAGAAGCAGATGAAATATTGAAAACAAAGGGCGTGCTTGTGGTTCCCGATATCCTTGCCAATGCAGGCGGTGTAACCGTTTCCTATTTTGAATGGGTTCAGGACCTTCAGGCGTTTTTCTGGAAAATAGACCAGATAAGGGAAAACCTCGAAATGATGATGAATGAAGCCTATACCGAAACCAGAGAAATAGCAAAAGAGCACGATGTTGATATGAGAACCGCAGCATATATACTCGCAATAAATAGGGTTTTGTACGCTCTAGAAAAGAGAGGTCTTTATCCATGATAGAGGCTTTCTGTTATAATAATAAAGAGTTGAAGCTCCTGAACTTAAACTAATCTTTCCAGCTGCGCAACTCCATGGAAATCAAACGCGAATAATATTTACTATGAAGGAAATATTATTTTCTGGATGTTTGTTTTGCATGGAGGTGCATTATGAAAAGGACGCTACTTCTTCTTGTGGTACTCA
The Kosmotoga arenicorallina S304 genome window above contains:
- a CDS encoding glycosyltransferase — encoded protein: MDIVRTGTKRLKDYREIIPLIEYEKIAKLGEELKGLKVLHINATAFGGGVAEILHTLVPLMNDVGLSAEWRVIAGSQEFFELTKRMHNALQGKEDDLSENDINLFRSITKKNSDIDFGEYDVVVIHDPQPVALPEFVDKKNAKLVWRCHIDTSTPNKKFISFIDSFMKHYDAGIFTLKRYAGQLSVERLYEIPPSIDPLSDKNRELGEEEFKRAIAKLKIDPDKPVITQVSRFDPWKDPKGVVDTYRRLKKDYPDLQLLLIGSMATDDPEGWEVYEDLLRYVGMDYDIKVLTNLNGIGNIEVNAAQRISEVVLQKSLREGFALTVSEALWKNTPVIGGNVGGIPLQIVHGENGYLVNSVGEAIEYTGTLLKDPALRERMGNKGKEIVREKFLITRHLKDYLVLFRDLVR
- a CDS encoding Glu/Leu/Phe/Val family dehydrogenase, whose protein sequence is MSLYEDALYQFNKAIGVLNVPEGYAEILRRPKRSLIVEFPVVMDDGSIKVFTGFRVQHNTVRGPAKGGIRYHPDTTLDEVKALAFWMTWKTAVMNLPYGGAKGGIKVDPKKLSKKELEKLSRRYFSEIQIIIGPQNDIPAPDVNTNPDVMAWFMDTYSMNVGYTSLGVVTGKPVNLGGSEGRKEATGRGVKVCVERACKDVGIEPSKATIAVQGFGNVGQFSALLSQKELGSKIVAVSDSKGGIFNSRGLDIEALIEHKKKFGRVDSFSDGEKLSREDIFSIEADILIPAALENSITTENVNHVKAKAIVEGANGPLTPEADEILKTKGVLVVPDILANAGGVTVSYFEWVQDLQAFFWKIDQIRENLEMMMNEAYTETREIAKEHDVDMRTAAYILAINRVLYALEKRGLYP